CCAGACTTAAAGGTCGAATAGCACGATCCAGCGCCTCTTCTGAGGCTGCTGAACTTGCACTTATCAAGCGATCACTCTCAAGCATAAAAGTCGTGGTTTATTATTATTGCAGCATTCTAACATAGGTTTTTGCTGTAAGCTTCTGCTAACTGAATGTGTCTGAAGACTGAATAAATTTTTCGTATAATTTCAAATACCTATGAGTAGAATCATCGATTTGATCCGAAAAAATGACTAAGAGCCGGGCTTCATGGGTAGCTCTTAACTCCAACAGCAGAAATAAACCTGTATCAATTATAAGACGAATTTTTTCATAGATCAGTGGCGCAGAATGATTGTATCTATACAATAACCATGTTTTATTCGTGCAAGTTAATTGTTGTAATTGAGGATGAGGGGTTGGCTTGCAAAAAATTCGAATGCACTGAAGTAGCAATAAAAATCCTGTTGCTGATTTAATTCCTATTGGCCAGTTACAATTAAGTAACACCAGTAAGGCACAACCATAAGTTATTACAGCAATACGCAAAAAATGTTTTGACCTACCGAAAATGATCGTGCAATTTAATAAATTCAACAATTTCAACTAATTCCTTTTCGGCAGGGCTTTCATAACCCATTAACCAGCTATAAAGTTCAGGGTCAATACAACCTAATAATTTATCAAATGCGTTGAGTTGCTGATCAGTAAGTTTATCCAGGTAAGTTTCAGCAAAACGAGTTAGGATTAAATCCAACTCGAGCATGCCTCGTCTACAGTGCCAGAG
This region of Legionella clemsonensis genomic DNA includes:
- a CDS encoding FAD assembly factor SdhE, with product MITPLRKAKFLWHCRRGMLELDLILTRFAETYLDKLTDQQLNAFDKLLGCIDPELYSWLMGYESPAEKELVEIVEFIKLHDHFR